The following is a genomic window from Halichoerus grypus chromosome 5, mHalGry1.hap1.1, whole genome shotgun sequence.
taattttaaaaaggtgagtTGTTATTGgctacaaaatttaatttttcaaagttcatttaaactgaacaaaacaaatttttttttaaagattttatttatttatttgacagagacacagcgagagaaggaacacaagcagggggagtgggagagggagaagcaggcttcctgcttagcagtaagcccgatgtggggcttgatcccaggatcccgggatcatgacctgagccaaaggcagacgcttaactgagccaccaggcaccccaaactgagccacccaggcaccccaaacaaaacaaattctttaTAGAGTAATATAGaattttttatgttctttcacCTGTATGCATCGGACTTGGCTATGAGTTCTTTAAGAACAGGACCTTTATCTTTTTCACATATATGCATCTATGAGTCTAAGATCTCaagcagtgtctggcacaaagtagaccctcaataaatgcccatcaaataaaaaatgaataagtaaatacgTATAGCTCTAATATTTATAAGATCCAACTTATGTCAAaaacatttaggggtgcctgagtggctcagtctgttaagcgtctacctttggctcaagtcatggtcccagggtcttgcgatcaagctctgcatcgagctccctgcttagcagggagagtctgcttgtccctctccctttgcccttccaccccacttgtgctctctctttctctctcaaataaataaataaattattttttaaaaattttataattacttCCCATCTCACTTGGACCTCATTATCCTTTTTGCAAGGTTTTCTTATAAAGATTCAAAAGATAATGACTAAAGTTTTCTAATATCTCATCCCTTACTAAAAAGTAAAGTAGTAGTTAGATGTGAAATGCCATCTTAATTATCTGTTTTCACTGCACATGTTTTAGTGTTTGAGATCTGAGGAGCTCCCATCAATTTCAGAAGAAGTGATTGTTTCTAACCATTACAACTGGCAGCATTTCATTCATATCCAACCACTgtccagtgcccagcacatactATGCACTCAATATATCTGAAATGAGGATTTGAACAAACATGGCTTGTGGAATCTAATCAAAACACTTTTCAGTGGAGAAGTATTTCCCCTACCACTGGATGAAACCCCTGGCAAGCTCCACAACTTATTACCAAGAACATTTAACCTTCAAAAAGCTCcttttcatcatctataaaataaagggcTGGTACTACATACCAAGTCTTCCATTCTAGTTttaacattctctcttttttaaaagtgtacaattcaatggtatTAAGTACACTGATATTGTTGCTCTATTTCTAATATTCTAATagcatgatttaaaattttctctatcaGATCTGGATAtgtcttaacttttttttctcattcataatTTCAGGAGATGGGATGACACTTTGAATTTCCATGGAGATCCCACTATGATTATAAATATTGATCTCACCCACCCTTCCCAGCAAGGTCAGGATCTGTGCATACAGTGGATCCTGACAGAGCTAAAATTACTGACCTATAGAGAATGACATACAATCTGCCTGATGATTTTAATATCCTCTTGTCAGGCACTTGCCTCTTTTCCTTTGATTTGAGAAGGTTTTAGTTTCCATTTAACTGACACATGTATTCAACATGATTTCTTTCTCCCCATCAAGCTTTTGGATAGGTGCCACCAAATCTGCACATATGGGCACCTTTCATACAACTCATGGAGAGATATATATTGGAAACTTCCCTCACCACCACTATAAATTTCTCATACAAAGAGCTGGTGCTCACATTTTTTTGAGCTCCAAGAGCAAGTGACGGCAAAATACTGGCAACTCATATTATGGTGGTATTTTTAACCGAGGCATAAAAAGCTGCTGCGATTGCATTGTCTCTGActaatgttcttattttcttcagaatTAAACCAGAACCAATTCCTCTATATGTTGCAGACAAAGACAAAACAATTTTGTTCTGTTCCCTTCTACTTTACATCTGAAGCCCAAgcttttgattttcttatcttGAAGAGAGATgtcagaaagaaatcttttttttgttCCATATAGTTGAGCCAgtaatgaaaaatgcaaattaaaccttGCATTCTACTCTCTAGTACCAAATGAAAGGAACATAGCCCTAGTGAATAACAGCCAAGAAACTGAACTGTATCCTGAGGGGACAGGAAGAATAAACATGGCAGGATATTATTGAGAGCAGCACTATTATGGAATGTAGATATCACTGGTGTCCCTTCCTCTCAGAGAGTTCATATTATACTAGAAATAAGCATATGTGGGTGGTGAAAAATCCTCATGTGAAACCAGGATAAAACCCATTGCCCTCTGTTTCTACTTTGGGGAAAAATAGCCAAGAGGTTGATGAAGAACCAAGGAAGTTGGACCACATTCTTCTTTTTatccatattcatttatttattctttctccttttgtatCATAGATGGTTATTAAACAACTGTATATCAGCACTGTGCTAGCCTCTGAGAACACAAATATAAGTTGTTAGCCATCAATAAGCTAAAATCAAGTTGGAAAATAGTCACCTACTCAGATTCTTATAATACAAAGCTTTCTAAAGATCATGATCCTGAATTAAATTTTGCTTTAGTAAACACTAAGCATAAATTTAACTAATTAATAGCACTTCACACCTGAAAATTTGTTCTTTACCACATTCACACATATACACTTATCCATATCAGTTATTAAATGCTGAgtgtaaattaaactttaaagGAAGGAGGTAAAAATGGTGCGGAAGTGGGAATGGTGTCATGCCAAATAGAGGAACTTGTGTGAGAAAAGCTTAGAGAAACAGTTCAGTGTACTGAGCAGATTATCAGCCGTTTCGAATGGCTGGAgtacagaaaaaattaaatgagatgaccaTGTAGTTTATTGTCCAAAGTGGGATAGTTTTGAAAGCAAAAAGGAATgtttgaataattaaaattatataatttaaaacatttatatattgacttaaaactactactactactacattattattattattattattattattattattattatattaggGTTGCAACATAAGTCTTCCATAattatattcaaaaaataaaattctttgagaagttaaaatatatctatgtacattaaaacaaacaaaaaacccaccctTGATTATCTGAAACTTACAAATATAACATAAGCAGAATAATTATTCTTGATATAGATATTTGAGTTTAACCAGTTTCCAAGACAGTACACGTGTTGGCAACATTAAGTACTTCTCCCTTTATCCCCAAGACCCAAAATGTTGAGCTATTCCTAgccatctttttttgtttattaacaaATACTCTGCATTGTGTCTTTGAAAGGGAGATGATAGTTATATCATGTCTGGAAAGGCCTGGGCAAAAGAAGATGGTTATTCAAAGACATCTGTAAAGATACTGAGACCAACGTTGGCAATGAGTCCACATCAACACAGGGAATTTCTGAAGAAAGAGATGTGATATTGCCACATGGTTTGCAGAAGGGTGTTGTTCAGAGAGCCAACTTTCTAGAAACCTGTGAACTAGAAAAGCACCAGGAAATCCCCACagtgaaaaatattaaaggaaaggtTCCAAGAATCCACTGTGCAAGAAAACCCTTCAGATGTGAGGAGTGTGGGAAATGCTTCAGTTATTTTTCTTACTATGTTAGACAGCAGAGAATCCACACCGGGGAGAAACCCTTTGAGTGTAATGAGTGTGGAAAAGCCTTTAATGATAATTCTTCATTAATTAGGCACCAGagaatccacactggagagaagccctatCAATGGAAGAGTGTGGGAGAGCCTTTAATGATAATGCAAATCTGATCAGGCATCAGAGAATCCACAGTGGGGACAGGCTTTATCTCTGTGGAGAGTGTGGAAATAGTTTTACCAGTAGTTCCGGGTTTGTTATACATCAGAGaatccacactggggagaaaccTTACGAGTGTAATGAGTGTGGAAAAGCTTTTGTTGGTAATTCACCACTACTTCGACATCAGAaaatccacactggagagaaaccctatgaatgtaatgagTTGGCAAAAGCTTTGGAAGGACTTCTCATCTTAGCCAACATCAACGTATTCACACAGGGGAAAAGCCTTATTCTTGTAAAATATGTGGGCAGGCCTTCAATTTTCATACAAAACTAACTCGGCACCAGAGAGTCCACAGTGAGGAGAAACCCTTTGACTGTGTAGATTGTGGAAAAGGCTTTAGTGCTCAGGAACAAATTAAAAGGCATCTAAGGATCCATATTCAGGAGTCTTCCTGTTTATGTGATGCCTGTGGAAAAGTCTTCACTAGCAAAAGAAATTTTCTTCAGCATCAAAGAAACCATACTGCAGAGAAACCCTATGAGTGTGTCAAGTATGAAAAAACTTTTAGGACTTCTTCCAAGCTAGGTCATCATGAGCATGTCCACCCTGGAGAGAAACCTGTCGTCCTGGACATCTGTCATTTTGGCCTCCCAGAATTTTTCACCCCCTTTTACTGGTAAGAGTACACGACATTTCCCTTTGGATTTCATCTCCCACCCAGGAGCAGGATGTGTGACACAGGCCTGGCTCAGCTGCACGTTCGTCCCCCTAAGCCATAGCTGTTGGTTCAGATGTCAGTAGTTTACCCAACAGGGTCCAATTACAGTCCCAGGACTTGGCAAGAGTTAATAGGAAGAAatactcttctttttccccttagtCTTAAAGCTGAGAGGAACTCTTAGATTCTTGCAGAGGCTGAGGAGAAAGTCAACacagcaaaaaagaaatcagagttaAAGAGCAATCACCCTCAAAGCTTCTGTTTGAACAACTACATTAAACCATAtctgaagccagaaaaaaaaaaaaagaagatggttaTCATTGATAATCTTTCAGATATAGTTGTGTTATAGAGAGAACTGTCTTTAATATACAAGCAACTCATCATAGCTGGTTAAGACATGACAAAAGCTGGAagcataaaatagaataaatccATCCCTGCTTATTTGAATGCAACTATTAGTAATAACACCTTATTTAATCAAATGAAAAATCCTGGGCAAATACTAACCCAGGTAGGGCTCTCGGACAATAATTCATAAATCTGAATTGTTTTACACAGAGAAGATGTGTGATCAGCTGACAATTAAGATGATGGTAGAATAAAAAGCTAGGGAAGGAAGCGAAGGCCAGATCCTTTTTAAGGAAGCTTAGAATTAAGTAAGGGGAAATCAGTGAATGAAGAACTGCAGACAGAACTGTGTTTCAGTCAGAACACTGTGGCTGCTTTTTgaatatgaattttgaggaggCAGAGctattatattaattatactaGAGATTGCAAACCAGGAGCTCCTGAGCTACATCCAAcccatgtgtgtatgtgtatatttttaatttattctctgCTTGTTTATTGCTAACATGCAATAAACTGATGAACTGAATTTTCAGCTTAAGCAATTAAAAAAGcaggaaatttcacataaaaatttggGCTGCTGGCTTGAATTGAAaaactggggggcgcctgggtggcttagttggttaagcatctgactcttgactcttgatctcagttcaggtcttgatctcagggtcatgagttcaagcccagtgtggagcctactgaggaaaagagaagaggagaagaagagaagagaagaggagaggagagaagaggagaggagaggagaggagaggagagaagaggggctcctgggtggctcagttggttaagcagctgcctttggctcaggtcatgatcccggggtcctgggatcgagccccgcattgggctccctgctcagcggagagcctgattctccctttccctctgcctacttgtgctctctatctctctgtcaaataaataaataaataatatcttaaaaaaaaaaaaagaaaaagagagaagaaaaattggaAGCTCTGGGGTTTGAAGACCTGCTTTTCTGGGCGACAACAATTGGCAAAAGTTGAGTAGCATTTGCCTTTTAGCATGCAGGATGCACCTTCCAAATTGACTGCCTGACCTGCTTTCACTAACACACACTAAATGCCTGGGCTTGTGGCACTAGAGTTGGGAACTTCCAGTATACACTACCTATTAAATATTCTTGATAAAAATGGCCAGAAGAAAACACATACCTAAAATAGTAACTGAGTTCTCATCAGATGTCCCAACCTAATGGCACAAAAGTGtggaccaggggcacctgggtggcttagtcggttaaacggctaccttcggctcaggtcacgatcccagggtcctgggatcgagccctgcatcgggctctctgttcagtgaggagcctgcttctccctctccttctgcctgctgcttcccctgcttgtgctctctttttctctctgtcaaataaataaataaaatcttaaaaaaaaaaaaaaaaagtgtggaccAGACAAATGTGAAGACAAGCTTTAGGTAAGGGCAGGGCTAATGCCCATTCATATGATCACTTCAAACAGTATTTGCATCTCGTGACAGCACTGTACACTTTAGCTATGATGATAAAATGAGCCAAATGTCGAGCAACTGGATGATCACCCTGTCCCTGGGATTACAAGCAGTAATTTACCAGAAGGAAATATCATTTCAATTATAATTCATAACAACTCCAAGATAACTAGAGCAGGATCTACACCAGAGCATCACCTTCTTCTTCCTTGGACCAAGCGCTTCATTGAAATATGGAACATGTAGGGTTTCAAAAGGAGTTTCCCAAATGAAGCCATGGGACACTACCCTTCCTAACTCTGACAAAAGAACAATGTGCTATACTGGTTATTAACCTTCTCTTTTTCAAGGCCCATGTAATTTGTGGCTTCTACATTTCTGAGTTCTTATACAATGGTTATACATTTCATTAAGacttttagccaaaaaaaaattatgttattagAAAAAGTAgtagaataaagtaaaaagaacttATGCTTTCTGCCAATTATACCATACCTTTGAGTTTGCTTTTTTGTAAAGGTTCCAGGCCACAAGAAGAATTCTTAACTCCTTTCCATGTTTTCTAAGACCTTTCAGGATCTGCTTACCCTCACTAGCCCCTCTCCAGTCCCTTCTGCCCCAAACTGAGTCTCCAGTAGTATtatgtgctttcatttcctcaaaCGTGTCATGTTCTCCCTTCCTGATTCAGCACATGCTCTTCCCTCGACCtaaaacattttcacaaaatCCCTCCCATTTGTTGCATATTATTTATCTATTGTTAAGTAACAAATTAACCAAACTTAGCAGctttaaataacaaatatgtattatctcatagtttctgtggatcaggaaccTAGAGAGAGCTCAGCTAGGAgattctggctcagggtctctcaagCTATTGTCCACCGAAGGCTTCCTTGGGATGGAGAATtcacttccaagatggctcactcataTGGCTATCAGCAGCAGGTTTCAGTTCCTTGCCTTTTATTGGTGAAGGtgtcagttccttgccatgtgagCCTCTCCACATGGTTGCCTGAATATCCCAAGATGTCAGCTGACTTCTCCCAAAACAAGTGGTCCAAGAGGGAGCAAGGCAGAAGCCACTTGTCTTTTATGACTTAGTCTTGGAAGTGAAACATCAACAGTTTGgccatattttttaattagaaacaaGTCAGTAAGTCCAGCCTACACTCAAAGGAGGAACATTAAACTCCATCTCTTGAAGGGAATGTCAAAAGAATTTGTGGACACATTTTAAATCACCACAGCCTTACTAAAGCCAAATTTCAGCCTGGATATTTACTTTCTTGGTTATCCTTTGTGACTGCCCCAAGACTGGCTTGgtatctctctttatctctcagGAGATAACTCTCCTAATAGGGATTACGTTTTTGGAAGTAAACCGtaattgtttttctgtcttctgcAGTGGAAAGTAAGCAACTTGACTATGTCTTGCTCACATGTGTATTTCCAAGCCCGGCATAGTTCTTGGCTGTTGCTAGGCTTTCAAGGTTTACTGAAAAATGAATCAGGCCACTCAAAGAAGTGCTTTTCCCGCCTCTTTGCATGATAAGCAGAGAACGAAGGAGAGAACTAAATGTTATAGTGCACTGCCTGCGTTGCCTTGCACTTCGTGTGTGTTATCTCACTTAGTGACAGTTGAAAACTTTGATGGAAGCACAACTGTGTGGTGGAAAAAGTGAAGACTTGCACTTTCATACCCTCCTGCTGTTACAGGATTTTTATTCCCTTGGTGACCACAGTTCTTGGTCACGCTgcttggaagaatgaagaggcaGACCAGACAAAGaggggtgggcagcaaagcaaagtttgtTGAGCAAGAGCACAAAGCTCCCAGAGaaggaggggacccgagagggttgccattTTGGCATTCAGATCTAGGGGGTTTTATAAGCTCTTTTGTGGAACTATCTTGAGCATCCTGAGTTTGGGCCCCTGTGGATTGGTTGCTAAGGTGTGCTAATCAGGGCTTGATCATGCACCCGTCTACCTATCCAGTTATTGTTCACATGCTGATAGTCTTTTGGGCTGACTTCTGGAGACTAACTGCCTCAACTTGTGATAGTGACCAATGTTTTATGGTTAATTATGCAAAAGTCACTTTGCATGAGTCACTTCTACAGAGGCTCCTAGACAGAATGCTATTGTGGTCTTGTCTAAGCTATAAAACAGGATGCTCGTGCAGTTGTCTTAGCTGTCCTGGCTCcctgttttcttgttggggaccctggccctgactacctcATTGCCAACCAACTCCTAACACTACCACTTGTTACTGCAAAGTCTTGGCAGCTAACTCAGACTCTTggaacttcagttttctcctgAAAAAATTGAAGGATATAATAGTAATTCCCTTGGCAGCCAACATGCTTTTAATGAGGATCAATGTaaacaaaagttaaatataaGCCAAAAAGCATCatacaaatatagaaatattactATTTCTCAGATTTCTACGGAGTATGGATGATATTGGCAAACATGGAGAAGATGCTTCCATCTTTGGAAACTCAATCAAATGTGAAAGTCTTATCTCAGTGATAaccaatattttaatttattcataacTAGCACGTTTTAAATGACAGAGGAAGGTTGCCAAAGCAACAGTGCAAACAGTGGGCTAAAGGCCTTAGTCGTGTCTGGAGTCAAACTCTGGGAGTGCCTGCTGCTGTTGAAGCCTTGGCTCTCTTCTCAGGGCAGGAATGGTTGGTGCCCAGCATTCAACAAGTGCTTAATCTTGGTTGGACAGAATTATATAATGGCTATGGCTTGTACAGGAATAATCAGATGTGATGGCTGGATGGAATGGCTGAAGTTTCCAATCTAGCTGcctcattttgcagaggaggtaGTAGAAGCTCACGAAGGTTGAGTCCCAAGATCATACAGGTGGTCCATAGCAGAGTTTAGACTCCAAATAAATCTTCTGACTCCCAGCTCTATGCTGTTTCACCATCAAATCAATTTTTGATTGATCAATTATCAAATCAAATTTTGATTGATCAATTATCAAATACTGGACTCTATTTTAAGAG
Proteins encoded in this region:
- the LOC118551118 gene encoding LOW QUALITY PROTEIN: uncharacterized protein LOC118551118 (The sequence of the model RefSeq protein was modified relative to this genomic sequence to represent the inferred CDS: inserted 2 bases in 2 codons); translated protein: MSSNNRITIFRNRGYDHGLGKRRWLFKDICKDTETNVGNESTSTQGISEERDVILPHGLQKGVVQRANFLETCELEKHQEIPTVKNIKGKVPRIHCARKPFRCEECGKCFSYFSYYVRQQRIHTGEKPFECNECGKAFNDNSSLIRHQRIHTGEKPYQXEECGRAFNDNANLIRHQRIHSGDRLYLCGECGNSFTSSSGFVIHQRIHTGEKPYECNECGKAFVGNSPLLRHQKIHTGEKPYECNEXGKSFGRTSHLSQHQRIHTGEKPYSCKICGQAFNFHTKLTRHQRVHSEEKPFDCVDCGKGFSAQEQIKRHLRIHIQESSCLCDACGKVFTSKRNFLQHQRNHTAEKPYECVKYEKTFRTSSKLGHHEHVHPGEKPVVLDICHFGLPEFFTPFYW